From Crateriforma spongiae, a single genomic window includes:
- the sthA gene encoding Si-specific NAD(P)(+) transhydrogenase, with amino-acid sequence MTTSNFHYDLFVIGTGPGGEGAAMQAAKGGLRVGVAERYRQIGGGCTHWGTIPSKALRYAVTSTMRSLRNPVLREMGVNVSPSMAQLQRGTQSIIGKQVSMRQSFYDRNHVPVHRGQCRFVDEHTVQVDDGELIRSKFFVVATGTRPWRPPGVDFDHPRVFDSDTILDLEERPDSITVYGAGVIGTEYASMFRNLGIKVNLVNSRSKLLEFLDDEIIDALSYHLRDQGVIIRHNESMDSIDPQDDGVILTLKSGKRLKTDVLLWANGRQGNTDDLGLDNIPIEANRRGQIDVNEQFQTVLPHIYAVGDVIGMPSLASAAYTQGRAAAMHLLGTADGNLRVHDIPTGIYTSPEISSVGRNERELTEACIPYEVGQAQFRSLARAQITGSTTGMLKLLFHRDTREILGVHCFGANASEIIHIGQAIMNQPGEHNTINYFIETTFNYPTMAEAYRVAALNGVNRLF; translated from the coding sequence ATGACTACATCGAACTTTCACTACGATCTGTTTGTGATCGGGACCGGCCCCGGCGGCGAGGGCGCCGCGATGCAGGCGGCCAAGGGCGGTTTGCGGGTCGGCGTGGCCGAACGGTACCGACAGATCGGCGGCGGCTGCACCCACTGGGGCACCATCCCCAGCAAAGCCCTGCGTTACGCGGTGACCAGCACGATGCGATCGTTGCGCAACCCGGTGCTGCGGGAAATGGGGGTGAACGTCAGCCCGTCGATGGCCCAATTGCAACGGGGCACCCAGTCGATCATCGGCAAACAGGTCAGCATGCGGCAGTCGTTTTACGACCGCAATCACGTTCCGGTACACCGTGGCCAATGCCGGTTCGTCGACGAACACACCGTGCAAGTCGATGACGGCGAACTGATCCGATCCAAGTTTTTTGTCGTCGCCACCGGCACCCGACCCTGGCGTCCGCCGGGCGTCGATTTTGATCACCCGCGCGTCTTTGACAGCGACACGATTTTGGATCTGGAAGAACGTCCCGATTCGATCACGGTCTACGGTGCCGGTGTCATCGGCACCGAATACGCGTCGATGTTTCGGAACCTAGGAATCAAAGTCAACCTGGTCAACTCGCGTTCCAAATTGCTGGAATTCTTGGACGACGAAATCATCGATGCACTTTCCTATCACTTGCGTGACCAGGGCGTCATCATCCGTCACAACGAGTCCATGGATTCGATCGATCCGCAAGACGATGGCGTGATCTTGACCCTGAAAAGTGGCAAGCGTTTGAAGACCGACGTCTTGCTGTGGGCCAACGGCCGCCAAGGCAATACCGATGACTTGGGACTGGACAACATTCCGATCGAAGCCAACCGCCGTGGCCAAATCGATGTGAATGAACAGTTCCAGACCGTGCTGCCGCACATCTATGCCGTCGGTGATGTGATCGGAATGCCGTCACTGGCCAGCGCCGCGTACACCCAAGGCCGTGCCGCCGCGATGCATTTGTTGGGAACCGCGGACGGAAACCTGCGGGTTCACGACATTCCGACGGGAATCTATACCAGCCCGGAAATCAGTTCGGTCGGACGAAATGAGCGTGAGTTGACCGAAGCTTGTATTCCCTATGAAGTCGGCCAAGCACAGTTCCGCAGCCTGGCAAGGGCCCAGATCACCGGCAGCACCACCGGCATGTTGAAACTGTTGTTCCATCGCGACACGCGTGAAATCCTGGGCGTGCACTGCTTCGGTGCCAACGCTTCGGAAATCATTCACATCGGCCAAGCGATCATGAATCAGCCGGGTGAACACAACACGATCAACTACTTCATCGAAACGACGTTCAACTATCCGACGATGGCCGAAGCGTATCGCGTGGCGGCCCTGAACGGTGTCAATCGGTTGTTTTAG
- a CDS encoding Rne/Rng family ribonuclease — MTTKMLINVLQPEESRIAILKDNRLEELYMERKSVEAFAGNIYRGKIVNLEPSIQAAFVDFGVGRNGFLHISDVEPQYFRQGGYDPEEIMRESDEMAEASARRARESGRGGKRVFKGGRPRVKPPIQEIFKRGDEVLVQVIKEGIGTKGPTLSTYISIPGRYLVLMPALGRVGVSRKIEDEDDRKRLKRCLLSLNPPKGLGFIVRTAGAGRKEQELQRDLEYLLRLWKAIVRRVKNKKDPGEIYAESDLIIRTIRDIFSDEIDEIVIDEKESYDQARDFLKMVMPRVADRLSLYEGREPLFHKYKLEEEIVQINQRQVPLPDGGSIVIDPTEALVAIDVNSGNFRGNDSAEENAFRLNLSAAKEIARQLRLRDLGGVIVNDFIDMRKESHRRKVERALRDAMSEDKARTKILRTSPFGLIEMTRQRIRPGLKRTIYQDCPCCQGRGLVKTAESMSIEVIRMLALAVKNEHINRVTVRVNDTVAAYLNNKKRREVTEMEDSGKMTVQILGSEGLFPEHLELDCRDEHGNRVEIDA; from the coding sequence ATGACGACCAAAATGTTGATCAACGTTTTGCAGCCCGAAGAAAGCCGCATTGCCATTTTGAAGGACAATCGGCTGGAAGAGCTGTACATGGAACGCAAGAGCGTCGAAGCATTTGCGGGCAACATCTATCGGGGCAAAATCGTCAACCTTGAACCCAGCATCCAAGCGGCCTTCGTCGACTTTGGCGTCGGACGCAACGGCTTTCTGCACATCAGCGATGTCGAACCGCAATACTTTCGCCAAGGCGGTTACGACCCCGAAGAAATCATGCGGGAATCGGACGAAATGGCCGAAGCGTCCGCACGCCGCGCACGTGAATCGGGCCGTGGCGGCAAACGAGTCTTCAAGGGTGGTCGCCCCCGCGTGAAGCCGCCGATCCAAGAGATCTTCAAACGTGGCGACGAAGTCCTGGTCCAGGTGATCAAGGAAGGCATCGGAACCAAAGGCCCCACGCTTAGCACCTACATCAGCATCCCCGGCCGCTATCTGGTGTTGATGCCGGCGCTCGGCCGCGTCGGTGTCAGCCGCAAAATCGAAGACGAAGACGATCGCAAACGATTGAAGCGATGCCTGTTGTCACTGAACCCGCCCAAAGGCCTGGGCTTCATCGTCCGGACCGCCGGCGCGGGACGCAAGGAACAGGAACTGCAACGCGACTTGGAATACCTGTTGCGATTGTGGAAAGCGATCGTCCGCCGCGTGAAGAACAAGAAGGATCCCGGTGAGATTTACGCCGAAAGTGATCTGATCATTCGTACCATCCGCGACATTTTCAGTGACGAGATCGACGAAATCGTCATCGACGAAAAAGAAAGCTACGACCAAGCACGTGACTTTCTAAAGATGGTGATGCCGCGGGTGGCCGATCGGCTGAGCCTGTACGAGGGACGGGAACCGTTGTTCCACAAGTACAAGCTGGAAGAGGAGATTGTCCAAATCAATCAGCGGCAGGTTCCGTTGCCCGACGGCGGTAGCATCGTGATCGATCCCACCGAAGCGTTGGTGGCGATCGACGTGAACAGCGGTAATTTTCGTGGCAACGATTCGGCCGAAGAAAACGCGTTCCGCTTGAACTTGTCAGCGGCCAAGGAAATCGCTCGCCAATTGCGTTTGCGTGACCTTGGTGGTGTGATCGTCAACGACTTCATCGACATGCGAAAGGAAAGCCATCGCCGCAAAGTCGAACGCGCTTTGCGTGACGCGATGTCCGAGGACAAGGCGCGGACCAAAATCTTACGAACCAGCCCGTTCGGTTTGATCGAAATGACACGCCAGCGGATTCGTCCGGGCTTGAAGCGAACCATCTATCAAGATTGCCCGTGTTGCCAGGGACGCGGATTGGTCAAAACCGCCGAAAGCATGTCGATCGAAGTCATCCGCATGTTGGCCCTGGCCGTCAAGAACGAGCACATCAACCGTGTCACCGTTCGGGTGAACGATACCGTTGCTGCGTACTTGAACAACAAGAAACGTCGCGAAGTGACCGAGATGGAAGATTCCGGCAAGATGACCGTGCAAATCTTGGGCAGCGAAGGCCTGTTCCCCGAACACTTGGAACTGGACTGCCGCGACGAACACGGCAACCGCGTCGAAATCGACGCTTAG
- a CDS encoding ABC transporter ATP-binding protein — MQDLRKSFGSTRAVDGVTFTMGEGRRVALLGPNGAGKTTTIRCISGRTRPDSGSITLSGRPIDEAGVRDGIGLVPQDIAVYGDLSAKQNFYTFGRFHGLRGDKLADRIDWALHWTGLDGRADELVAGFSGGMKRRVNLACGVLHRPHLILLDEPTVGVDPQSRHRIFSMLNDLNAAGTSILLTTHHLDEAQSQSDKIVIVDQGRVVAEGNFDQLVAQTVGPQRLVRLRVDQASQSPPPPHHRDLGSGPQHQRETVTAGARRFATLTAKIDDVGRELPGVLESARQQGFAIHDVEVQAPTLHDVFLHLTGHDLRD; from the coding sequence ATCCAAGACCTGCGAAAGTCGTTCGGTTCGACCCGCGCGGTCGACGGGGTGACGTTTACGATGGGCGAAGGCCGGCGGGTCGCGTTATTGGGACCCAACGGTGCGGGCAAAACCACCACGATACGCTGTATCTCCGGTCGGACCCGGCCCGATTCGGGTTCGATCACGCTTTCAGGTCGACCAATCGACGAAGCCGGAGTCCGCGACGGGATCGGATTGGTTCCTCAAGACATCGCCGTGTATGGCGATCTGTCCGCGAAGCAGAACTTCTACACGTTCGGTCGATTCCACGGACTGCGTGGTGACAAACTGGCCGACCGGATTGACTGGGCACTCCACTGGACAGGCCTGGACGGCCGCGCCGACGAATTGGTGGCGGGATTTTCCGGTGGCATGAAACGACGTGTCAATCTGGCGTGCGGTGTGTTGCATCGGCCGCACCTGATTCTTCTGGACGAACCGACCGTGGGCGTGGATCCGCAAAGTCGTCATCGAATATTTTCAATGCTGAACGATTTGAATGCGGCCGGAACGTCGATTTTGTTGACGACCCATCATTTGGACGAAGCCCAGTCACAAAGCGACAAAATCGTCATCGTCGACCAGGGCCGCGTCGTCGCCGAAGGCAATTTTGATCAACTGGTGGCTCAAACCGTCGGTCCCCAGCGTCTGGTCCGTCTGCGTGTCGACCAGGCATCGCAATCACCGCCACCGCCGCACCACAGGGACCTGGGAAGCGGACCGCAGCATCAACGGGAAACGGTGACCGCCGGTGCACGCCGATTCGCAACGTTGACCGCAAAGATTGATGATGTCGGCCGTGAATTGCCCGGCGTTCTTGAATCCGCAAGGCAACAAGGCTTTGCCATTCACGACGTCGAAGTCCAAGCCCCGACTCTGCACGACGTTTTTTTGCATCTGACCGGACACGATTTGCGAGATTGA
- the ptsP gene encoding phosphoenolpyruvate--protein phosphotransferase, translating to MVELQGIPVAPGVAIGPALVLNAEGYSIPRCHIAASDAAAEQMRLRVAIEEVSKQIEANRMQTAAVAGEETGDIFSAQLQMLHDPRLNAELTKRIAFQRHSAAYAVSRVLHNYATALRRLDNPLLAERAQDVLDIERQLLTELGAATRRPLEDLSESAIVLCHMLTPSETASLDRQHVLGFCTETGGPGGHTAIVAKGLELPAVVGIGPFLDKISDQSLVIVDGDHGRLIVDPDEETVARYRRRNEERRDLAQRLSELRSLPAETSDGVRIRLSANIEFPHEAASCLERGADGIGLYRTEFLYLSSAEEPSEEDHYEAYSQVIREMDGRPVVIRTLDLGADKMGRHPQVDRENNPFLGLRSIRLSLRHLDLFRPQLRAILRAAVHGDVRVMFPLITTLAELRQAKMLLSTVAEDLAVSGVPFRSDIPIGMMVEVPAAVLMLDRFVREVDFLSIGTNDLAQYTLAVDRSNEYVAELYQSTDPSVLSLIRRSVEIANANDTPLAVCGEMSSNPARALLLLGLGIRNLSVPPSSLPRVKKAIRSVSIEECQAIAERVMTFEAARDVDLYLIGRLRELVPELVVS from the coding sequence ATGGTCGAGCTGCAAGGAATTCCCGTTGCGCCGGGTGTTGCCATCGGACCAGCCTTGGTGCTGAACGCCGAAGGATACAGCATCCCGCGTTGTCATATCGCGGCCAGCGACGCGGCTGCCGAACAGATGCGGCTGCGCGTGGCCATCGAGGAGGTTTCGAAACAAATCGAAGCCAATCGAATGCAGACTGCTGCCGTTGCGGGTGAAGAAACCGGTGACATCTTTTCGGCCCAACTGCAGATGCTGCATGATCCGCGGCTGAACGCCGAACTGACCAAGCGGATCGCGTTCCAACGTCACAGCGCCGCTTATGCGGTCAGTCGCGTGCTGCATAATTACGCGACCGCACTGCGACGGCTGGACAACCCACTGTTGGCCGAACGAGCGCAAGATGTGTTGGACATCGAACGCCAATTGTTGACCGAGTTGGGAGCGGCAACGCGTCGGCCGTTGGAGGACCTAAGCGAATCGGCCATCGTGTTGTGCCACATGCTGACGCCCAGCGAAACGGCCAGCCTGGATCGCCAACACGTGTTGGGTTTCTGTACCGAAACCGGTGGCCCCGGCGGGCACACGGCAATCGTGGCCAAGGGATTGGAATTACCCGCGGTGGTCGGCATCGGACCTTTCTTGGACAAGATCAGCGACCAAAGCTTGGTGATCGTCGACGGCGACCATGGCCGCTTGATCGTCGATCCCGACGAAGAAACCGTCGCTCGTTATCGCCGCCGCAACGAAGAACGTCGGGACTTGGCCCAGCGTTTGTCAGAACTGCGGTCGCTGCCGGCCGAGACGTCCGACGGCGTCCGAATCCGCTTGAGTGCGAACATTGAATTTCCGCACGAGGCCGCATCGTGTTTGGAACGTGGGGCCGATGGCATCGGTTTGTACCGGACGGAGTTTCTGTACCTATCCAGTGCCGAAGAACCCAGCGAAGAAGATCACTACGAGGCGTACAGCCAGGTGATCCGCGAAATGGATGGCCGCCCGGTCGTCATTCGCACCTTGGACTTGGGTGCGGACAAAATGGGGCGGCACCCGCAAGTGGATCGTGAAAACAATCCCTTCCTGGGGCTCCGCAGCATCCGTTTGTCACTGCGTCACCTGGACCTTTTTCGCCCACAGTTGCGGGCGATTCTTCGTGCCGCGGTCCACGGCGATGTCCGCGTGATGTTCCCGTTGATCACGACTTTGGCAGAACTGCGGCAAGCCAAAATGCTGCTCAGTACGGTCGCCGAAGACTTGGCCGTATCCGGCGTCCCGTTCCGCAGCGACATTCCGATCGGCATGATGGTCGAAGTGCCCGCGGCCGTTTTGATGCTGGACCGATTTGTCCGCGAAGTCGATTTCCTAAGCATCGGCACCAACGATCTGGCACAGTACACCTTGGCCGTCGATCGCAGCAACGAATACGTGGCCGAACTGTATCAATCGACCGATCCTTCGGTCTTGTCGCTGATTCGCCGCAGCGTCGAAATCGCCAACGCCAACGACACCCCGTTGGCCGTGTGCGGTGAAATGAGCAGCAACCCCGCGCGGGCGTTGCTGTTGTTGGGCCTGGGCATCCGAAACCTGAGCGTTCCGCCGTCGTCGTTGCCGCGGGTCAAAAAGGCGATCCGCAGCGTGTCGATCGAAGAATGCCAAGCGATCGCCGAACGCGTGATGACGTTCGAAGCGGCCCGGGACGTCGATCTGTATTTGATCGGCCGTTTGCGTGAACTCGTTCCGGAATTGGTGGTCAGTTGA
- a CDS encoding 3-keto-disaccharide hydrolase produces MKNQLGIHVAFACLLLSLTINVSARGDEPASVADATSEEGFVTLFDGQSLDGWTGAVDGYEVVDGAIQCKAKHGGNLYTKEVYGDFVVRLEFQLPPRGNNGLAIRFPGKGDPAYVGMCELQVLDNTHPDYANLDDRQFHGSAYGMAAAKRGALKPVGQWNEQEVTVIGPTIRVVLNGQEILNTDLSKIDEYLADRPHPGKDRVEGHFGFAGHGDAVKFRNVRIKSL; encoded by the coding sequence ATGAAAAACCAACTTGGTATCCACGTTGCCTTTGCTTGTTTGTTGTTGTCGCTGACGATCAATGTATCCGCTCGGGGCGATGAGCCTGCGTCTGTCGCCGATGCGACCAGCGAAGAAGGATTCGTCACCCTCTTCGATGGACAATCCTTGGACGGTTGGACCGGCGCGGTTGACGGTTACGAGGTGGTTGATGGGGCGATCCAGTGCAAAGCCAAGCACGGCGGAAACCTTTACACCAAGGAAGTGTACGGGGACTTTGTGGTCCGATTGGAATTCCAGTTGCCGCCACGGGGAAACAATGGTCTGGCCATTCGTTTTCCGGGAAAGGGTGATCCCGCCTACGTCGGCATGTGTGAATTGCAGGTACTGGACAACACGCATCCCGATTATGCCAACTTGGACGATCGACAGTTCCACGGCAGCGCCTATGGCATGGCGGCAGCCAAACGTGGCGCGTTGAAGCCGGTTGGTCAGTGGAACGAACAAGAAGTCACCGTGATCGGACCCACCATTCGTGTCGTGTTGAATGGCCAAGAGATCCTGAACACGGATTTGTCGAAGATCGATGAATACTTGGCCGACCGTCCGCACCCCGGCAAGGATCGTGTAGAGGGTCACTTTGGTTTTGCCGGCCACGGCGATGCGGTCAAGTTTCGAAACGTCCGTATCAAATCGCTGTAG
- a CDS encoding response regulator transcription factor, giving the protein MALVGLGGKVGTNTLFLVAAVRDQADAVAASCESAQWALQFCTGPSEYACVRDASHPSCAVIFESQGIPPSFLSLRDIADEVPIPWLVLTDRPDMAVATKWMRCGAMDVFPIDVGTLTLRAAIENAMRVDAEKAGLNRRMADAKAAYATLSPRQREIVHLVLEGRQNKWIANSLEISKRTVELDRATVLAKLNVENAVELARLVTELRCHEQWGGCVHCRIDPGTSKVAGPHWQHTSDNQPQAVAESPYRSSSDPTA; this is encoded by the coding sequence ATGGCGTTGGTCGGGTTAGGTGGCAAAGTGGGTACCAACACGTTGTTTTTGGTCGCAGCCGTTCGCGACCAAGCCGATGCAGTGGCGGCAAGCTGTGAATCGGCTCAGTGGGCGCTTCAATTCTGTACCGGGCCGAGTGAGTACGCGTGTGTTCGCGACGCATCGCACCCCAGTTGTGCGGTGATCTTTGAAAGCCAGGGGATCCCCCCAAGCTTCCTGTCGCTTCGTGACATCGCCGACGAAGTTCCGATCCCATGGCTGGTTCTGACCGACCGTCCCGATATGGCGGTGGCGACCAAGTGGATGCGGTGCGGTGCGATGGATGTCTTCCCAATCGACGTGGGAACATTGACTTTGCGAGCGGCAATTGAAAATGCGATGCGAGTCGACGCTGAAAAGGCAGGCCTGAATCGCCGCATGGCCGATGCCAAAGCCGCGTATGCAACGCTGTCTCCACGCCAACGCGAGATCGTTCACTTGGTGCTGGAAGGTCGGCAGAACAAATGGATCGCCAACAGTTTGGAAATCAGCAAGCGGACCGTCGAACTGGACCGGGCCACGGTGCTGGCCAAACTGAACGTGGAAAATGCTGTGGAATTGGCTCGACTGGTGACCGAATTGCGTTGCCATGAGCAATGGGGTGGCTGCGTGCATTGTCGGATCGACCCGGGCACCAGCAAGGTGGCCGGACCACATTGGCAACACACCTCTGACAATCAACCACAAGCGGTTGCCGAATCGCCCTATCGAAGCAGCAGTGATCCAACAGCGTAA
- a CDS encoding HPr family phosphocarrier protein → MNTSPLERTVTVVNPQGLHARPADMIVRAANKYTCNILIGKSGELVDCKSILSLLTLGATQGTELSISAQGDDAAAAIQEISALFENGFEEMKQLQDAEHPAEP, encoded by the coding sequence ATGAATACCAGCCCTTTGGAGCGGACCGTCACCGTCGTCAATCCGCAAGGTTTGCACGCTCGTCCGGCCGACATGATTGTTCGTGCGGCCAACAAGTACACGTGCAATATCTTGATCGGCAAGTCGGGTGAATTGGTGGACTGCAAGAGCATCTTGTCGCTGTTGACCTTGGGCGCCACCCAGGGCACCGAGTTGTCGATTTCGGCACAAGGCGACGATGCCGCTGCGGCGATCCAAGAGATCAGTGCTCTGTTCGAAAACGGCTTCGAAGAAATGAAGCAGTTGCAGGACGCTGAGCATCCCGCCGAACCTTGA
- a CDS encoding biotin--[acetyl-CoA-carboxylase] ligase: MQSEIDPSGKVAVKRLLDEQVCATAVYLPETASTNTLAIHQVRSEAMDSSQLPRLVLADQQTGGRGRMGRQWESDDGTLTFSLVVEAGTMETLPLAVGVGIARAIDFEFAPLMLRLKWPNDLILGDSKLGGILCEAVQESTPTPSGKRRVIVGVGLNVSSAPDFVGPDVPPAISLSQHVGRPIKRYDVLFPIVSGILSTLSELENAPESVLGEFRSRCWLSGQLIRFTRGNEPMTGRCLGIDPTGHLRVQTQDTILTLGSGDVQRLRPA, encoded by the coding sequence ATGCAATCGGAAATTGATCCGTCTGGAAAAGTCGCTGTCAAACGCTTGCTGGATGAACAGGTTTGCGCCACGGCTGTGTATTTGCCGGAAACGGCATCGACCAACACGCTGGCCATTCACCAAGTCCGCAGCGAAGCGATGGATTCGTCCCAACTGCCTCGCTTGGTGCTGGCTGACCAGCAAACCGGCGGTCGCGGCCGAATGGGACGTCAGTGGGAAAGCGATGATGGCACGCTGACGTTCAGCCTGGTCGTCGAAGCGGGAACGATGGAAACATTGCCATTGGCGGTGGGTGTCGGAATCGCACGGGCGATCGATTTCGAATTCGCTCCCCTGATGTTGCGTTTGAAATGGCCCAATGATTTGATTCTTGGGGATTCCAAACTGGGCGGCATTTTGTGCGAAGCGGTCCAGGAATCGACGCCCACACCATCGGGCAAACGTCGCGTCATCGTGGGCGTCGGCTTGAACGTGTCCAGTGCGCCGGATTTCGTCGGTCCTGATGTTCCCCCCGCGATCTCGCTCAGCCAGCACGTCGGGCGTCCCATCAAACGCTATGACGTGCTGTTTCCGATCGTGTCCGGAATCTTGTCGACGCTATCCGAACTAGAGAATGCACCGGAGTCAGTGCTGGGCGAATTTCGCAGTCGATGCTGGCTGTCCGGCCAACTGATCCGGTTCACGCGCGGTAATGAACCGATGACCGGCCGATGCTTGGGAATCGATCCCACCGGCCACCTTCGTGTCCAGACTCAGGATACGATTCTGACGTTGGGATCGGGCGACGTTCAAAGGCTGCGGCCCGCCTAA
- a CDS encoding ABC transporter permease, producing MIWTVIQTGFRRLVHNRVELVMTFIVPIAFFSIFAVIFGRGMGTTPRIKAVVVDEVESETSQAIASEIRDSPGLRLMQQGEQVLTRQDAQDLVRGGSVTIAIVLTGTDAEIRADLLADTSDQVAPQVVNALVTRTLMVHAAGSSGMSVMAASAMGSASSDDVDESAEQSTTWVSDVNAKPAAAMADVQVVDVMKSGKSNPVVSMYAAGIAVMFLLFGAAGAGGAMLEEKENQTLDRLLSTRLSMDQLLLGKWFYQTMLGMVQVSVMFIWAMIVFGVDLWRHLDGFIVMTCVTSAAAAAFGLALATLCRSRGQLNGLSVILILTMSALGGSMVPRYVMSDSLRQAGLWTFNAWALDGFDKVFWRDLPVSTLAPQLVVLLACTFGFLMLARLLAIRWETE from the coding sequence ATGATTTGGACGGTCATCCAAACCGGTTTTCGTCGACTGGTCCACAACCGTGTGGAACTGGTGATGACGTTCATCGTGCCGATCGCATTCTTCAGCATCTTCGCTGTGATTTTCGGACGCGGCATGGGCACCACGCCAAGAATCAAGGCGGTGGTGGTCGATGAAGTCGAATCCGAGACAAGTCAGGCCATTGCATCGGAGATCCGTGATAGCCCAGGACTTCGCTTGATGCAACAAGGCGAACAAGTCCTGACCCGACAGGATGCGCAGGACTTGGTACGCGGCGGCAGCGTCACGATTGCGATCGTCCTGACCGGAACCGACGCCGAGATCCGTGCGGATTTATTGGCCGACACTTCAGATCAAGTGGCACCACAAGTTGTCAACGCCTTGGTCACCCGAACGCTGATGGTCCATGCGGCCGGATCATCCGGCATGTCCGTGATGGCCGCATCAGCCATGGGATCCGCGTCCAGCGACGATGTGGATGAAAGTGCCGAACAAAGCACGACGTGGGTCAGTGACGTCAACGCCAAGCCGGCCGCCGCCATGGCCGACGTTCAAGTCGTGGACGTAATGAAATCAGGAAAATCCAATCCGGTCGTCAGCATGTACGCGGCAGGCATCGCGGTGATGTTTTTGCTGTTCGGTGCCGCGGGCGCCGGCGGTGCGATGCTGGAAGAGAAGGAAAACCAAACCCTTGATCGTTTGCTAAGCACACGTTTGTCGATGGACCAATTGTTGCTGGGCAAGTGGTTCTATCAAACGATGCTGGGAATGGTCCAAGTCAGCGTGATGTTTATCTGGGCAATGATCGTCTTCGGCGTCGACCTTTGGCGTCACCTGGACGGATTCATCGTCATGACATGTGTGACCTCTGCCGCGGCCGCGGCCTTCGGTTTGGCTTTGGCAACACTTTGTCGTTCCCGAGGCCAACTGAATGGGTTGTCAGTCATCTTGATTCTGACGATGAGTGCGTTGGGCGGATCGATGGTGCCGCGTTACGTGATGAGCGATTCATTGCGTCAGGCCGGGTTGTGGACCTTCAATGCGTGGGCACTGGACGGTTTTGACAAGGTCTTTTGGCGTGACCTGCCGGTATCCACACTCGCCCCACAGTTGGTTGTTTTGTTGGCTTGCACCTTTGGTTTCTTAATGCTGGCTCGACTGTTGGCCATCCGCTGGGAAACGGAATAA
- a CDS encoding TIGR03936 family radical SAM-associated protein, protein MRVRYRIRFAKVGLLRWISHRDLATLWERLARRVRLPLSMTEGFHPKPRIGFPSALALGIESLDEVVEIELTESPAPTDLLAVLAGDRQPGLLIRSVARLPEGFGKARLQSADYVITIPADADLAAVESSIQRLKDEPHVSVQRKQKTVTADLSQQVPVMQLCDASESHDRVAADPQFEHQQRLHLSMNSVDGAALKPGDVLELMNVQHWIPAGSTITRTRVVLVKDFTPDDPDQYAVATPPGSDHETLKPSASM, encoded by the coding sequence ATGCGCGTCCGCTATCGCATTCGTTTCGCCAAAGTCGGCTTGCTGCGTTGGATCAGCCATCGGGACTTGGCAACCTTGTGGGAACGGTTGGCCCGCCGTGTGCGTTTGCCGCTGTCGATGACCGAGGGCTTTCACCCCAAACCGCGGATCGGATTCCCATCGGCTTTGGCGTTGGGCATCGAAAGCCTGGACGAAGTCGTTGAAATCGAATTGACCGAATCTCCGGCACCGACCGATTTGTTGGCGGTGCTGGCCGGCGACCGGCAACCGGGTTTGCTGATCCGCAGCGTCGCGCGGCTTCCCGAAGGTTTCGGCAAGGCGCGTCTGCAGAGTGCCGATTATGTGATCACGATTCCCGCCGATGCCGATCTGGCGGCGGTCGAATCATCGATCCAGCGTTTGAAAGACGAGCCTCATGTTTCGGTCCAGCGGAAACAGAAAACCGTGACCGCGGATCTGTCCCAACAAGTCCCCGTGATGCAGCTGTGCGATGCAAGTGAATCACACGACCGCGTGGCAGCCGATCCCCAATTCGAACACCAACAGCGTTTGCACTTGTCGATGAACAGCGTCGACGGCGCCGCGTTGAAACCAGGCGATGTCCTGGAATTGATGAATGTCCAACACTGGATCCCCGCCGGATCCACCATCACCCGCACGCGAGTCGTGCTGGTCAAAGACTTTACACCCGACGATCCCGACCAATACGCGGTGGCCACACCGCCGGGATCCGACCACGAAACACTGAAACCGTCGGCGTCCATGTAA